In Ascaphus truei isolate aAscTru1 chromosome 5, aAscTru1.hap1, whole genome shotgun sequence, one genomic interval encodes:
- the FAF2 gene encoding FAS-associated factor 2, producing MAAPEEQDLTQEQTEKLLQFQDLTGIESMDQCRQTLQQHNWNIEAAVQDRLNEQEGVPSVFNTTPNRPLQVNTADHRVYSYVVSRPQPRGLLGWGYYLVMLPFRITYYTILDIFRLAVRFIRPDPRSRVTDPVGDIVSFIQLFEEKYGRIHPVFYQGTYSQALNDAKQELRFLLVYLHGEDHQDSDEFCRTTLCTPEVIHFINSRMLFWACSTNKPEGFRVSQALRENTYPFLAMITLKDRKMTVVGRLEGLIQPQDLINQLTFIMEANQTYLVSERLEREERNQTQVLRQQQDEAYLASLRADQEKDRKKREKQEQKKREEEQAQLRQLAVERKIRNLQEEKERKSECLPAEPLPDHPDGVKIIFKMPNDTRVERRFLFTQSLLVIHDFLFSLKETPEKFQIVANFPRRVLPCLPSDEVPVPPTLQEAGFGRSQLLFVQDLTDE from the exons ATGGCGGCGCCTGAGGAGCAGGACTTAACCCAGGAGCAGACTGAGAAGCTGCTGCAGTTTCAG GACTTGACAGGTATCGAGTCAATGGACCAATGTCGCCAAACCCTGCAACAACACAACTGGAATATTGAG GCTGCAGTTCAGGATAGGTTGAATGAGCAGGAGGGAGTCCCCAGCGTGTTTAACACCACTCCCAACAGGCCGCTGCAGGTGAATACAGCAGACCACAGGGTTTACAGCTACGTGGTGTCCCGGCCACAGCCAAGG GGGCTTTTAGGATGGGGTTACTACCTGGTCATGCTTCCATTCCGCATCACATATTACACAATACTTGATATATTTCG GTTGGCTGTTCGTTTTATTCGGCCTGACCCTCGCAGCCGAGTCACTGACCCAGTTGGGGACATTGTGTCCTTTATACAGCTATTTGAGGAGAAGTACGGCAGAATACACCCAGTATTTTACCAGGGGACCTACAGCCAG GCGCTGAATGATGCCAAACAGGAGCTGCGTTTCTTGTTAGTCTACCTGCATGGAGAAGATCATCAGGACTCTGATGAATTCTGCAG GACCACACTCTGCACCCCTGAAGTCATCCACTTCATTAACAGCAGGATGCTCTTCTGGGCATGTTCCACAAACAAGCCTGAGGGGTTCAGGG TTTCCCAGGCCCTGCGTGAGAACACCTACCCTTTCCTGGCCATGATAACGCTGAAAGATCGCAAGATGACGGTGGTGGGGAGGCTGGAGGGTCTTATCCAGCCTCAGGACCTGATTAACCAGCTGACCTTCATCATGGAGGCCAACCAGACTTATCTGGTATCAGAGAGACTGGAACG AGAGGAGCGGAATCAAACTCAGGTGCTGAGGCAGCAGCAGGACGAGGCATATCTGGCATCGCTGCGAGCTGACCAGGAGAAGGATCGCAAGAAGAGGGAGAAGCAGGAGCAGAAgaaaagagaggaggagcaggcaCAGCTTAGACAGTTGGCAGTGGAGAGGAAGATACGG AACCTGCAGGAGGAAAAGGAGCGCAAATCCGAGTGTCTCCCTGCAGAGCCCCTACCAGACCATCCTGATGGTGTGAAAATTATTTTCAAGATGCCAAACGATACTAGGGTGGAGCGGAGGTTCCTGTTCACACAGTCACTGTTA GTGATTCACGATTTCCTGTTCTCCCTGAAAGAGACTCCGGAGAAGTTCCAGATAGTGGCAAACTTCCCTCGCCGGGTGCTTCCGTGCCTTCCCAGCGACGAGGTCCCTGTGCCTCCCACCCTTCAGGAGGCCGGATTCGGCCGCTCACAGTTGCTCTTTGTACAGGATCTCACGGACGAGTGA
- the RNF44 gene encoding RING finger protein 44 isoform X1, with protein MSWALWVTRRREGDGREDTACCGSPSRLSAFPTSQMRPWELAVNRWPPSAPINQRRFLGPCSTPAQLRRSPPVRRQWGRRDRPQQSVLGQDDRSLRPAFFPVDEHRVFALTSSPPRMLHPATHSSQQSSFMVDLHEQVHQGPVPLSYTVTTVTTQGFPLHTGQHIPGCGTQQLPACSVMFSGQHYPLCCLPPPLIPGCTMQQLPVSYQPFPPLLPSEHYILHPHPPLPPHQPPHLASLAPFVTVQPQRMPLQRIENELDLRGDQHHMGNFPFHHSHPVSALPPSVPMHYLSHDALHQELSFPVPYSHLMPRRLNAQRYRLQQPMPPPPLPPSYYPSFLPYFLSMLPVSPTSVGPAISLDLDVDDVEMENYEALLNLAERLGEAKPRGLTKANIEQLPSYRFNHESHQSEQTLCVVCFSDFESRQLLRVLPCNHEFHAKCVDKWLKSNRTCPICRADASEAHRDGE; from the exons AGAGAAGGTGACGGGCGTGAAGATACGGCGTGTTGTGGAAGCCCCTCTCGCCTCTCCGCCTTCCCGACGTCACAAATGCGACCATGGGAGCTGGCAGTGAATAGGTGGCCTCCCTCAGCCCCCATTAACCAACGGAGGTTCTTGGGGCCCTGCAGCACCCCTGCACAACTCAGACGAAG TCCTCCAGTAAGACGTCAGTGGGGACGGAGGGACAGACCTCAGCAGAGTGTCCTTGGTCAGGATGACCGTTCTTTGCGGCCTGCCTTCTTTCCTGTAGATGAGCATCGAGTCTTTGCCCTTACCAGCTCTCCACCACGAATGCTCCACCCCGCCACACACTCCTCCCAGCAGAGCTCATTCATGGTTGACCTCCATGAGCAG GTACACCAGGGACCGGTCCCTTTATCATACACCGTTACGACAGTAACAACCCAAGGCTTCCCCCTGCACACTGGGCAGCATATCCCAGGGTGCGGCACCCAGCAGTTGCCAGCATGTTCAGTCATGTTCAGTGGGCAGCATTATCCGCTCTGCTGCCTGCCTCCTCCG CTGATTCCAGGGTGCACCATGCAGCAGCTTCCCGTCTCGTACCAGCCATTTCCTCCACTGCTACCCAGCGAACATTACATCTTGCATCCTCACCCGCCGCTACCCCCACACCAGCCCCCTCATCTGGCGTCTCTTGCCCCCTTTGTTACAGTGCAGCCGCAGAGAATG CCTCTGCAGAGGATAGAGAATGAGTTGGATCTTCGGGGGGACCAGCATCACATGGGCAACTTCCCGTTCCACCACTCCCACCCTGTATCTGCGTTGCCTCCTTCAGTGCCCATGCACTACCTCTCCCATGATGCATTGCACCAGGAGCTGTCCTTTCCTGTG CCATACTCTCATCTGATGCCACGGCGACTGAATGCCCAGCGATATCGTCTGCAGCAACCAATGCCGCCTCCTCCACTGCCTCCATCTTATTACCCCAGCTTCCTGCCCTACTTTCT TTCCATGCTTCCCGTGTCTCCCACCTCCGTTGGTCCGGCTATCAGTCTGGATTTGGATGTGGATGATGTGGAAATGGAGAATTATGAG GCATTGTTAAATTTAGCTGAACGTCTGGGAGAGGCAAAGCCACGGGGACTCACCAAAGCCAACATTGAGCAGCTTCCTTCCTACCGCTTCAACCATGAGAGCCACCAATCGGAGCAGACACT GTGTGTTGTGTGCTTTAGTGACTTTGAGAGCCGGCAGCTCCTCCGGGTGTTACCTTGTAACCACGAGTTCCACGCAAAGTGTGTTGATAAGTGGCTTAAG TCAAACCGCACATGTCCCATCTGCCGGGCTGACGCCTCTGAGGCTCACAGAGATGGGGAGTGA
- the RNF44 gene encoding RING finger protein 44 isoform X2 — protein sequence MRPWELAVNRWPPSAPINQRRFLGPCSTPAQLRRSPPVRRQWGRRDRPQQSVLGQDDRSLRPAFFPVDEHRVFALTSSPPRMLHPATHSSQQSSFMVDLHEQVHQGPVPLSYTVTTVTTQGFPLHTGQHIPGCGTQQLPACSVMFSGQHYPLCCLPPPLIPGCTMQQLPVSYQPFPPLLPSEHYILHPHPPLPPHQPPHLASLAPFVTVQPQRMPLQRIENELDLRGDQHHMGNFPFHHSHPVSALPPSVPMHYLSHDALHQELSFPVPYSHLMPRRLNAQRYRLQQPMPPPPLPPSYYPSFLPYFLSMLPVSPTSVGPAISLDLDVDDVEMENYEALLNLAERLGEAKPRGLTKANIEQLPSYRFNHESHQSEQTLCVVCFSDFESRQLLRVLPCNHEFHAKCVDKWLKSNRTCPICRADASEAHRDGE from the exons ATGCGACCATGGGAGCTGGCAGTGAATAGGTGGCCTCCCTCAGCCCCCATTAACCAACGGAGGTTCTTGGGGCCCTGCAGCACCCCTGCACAACTCAGACGAAG TCCTCCAGTAAGACGTCAGTGGGGACGGAGGGACAGACCTCAGCAGAGTGTCCTTGGTCAGGATGACCGTTCTTTGCGGCCTGCCTTCTTTCCTGTAGATGAGCATCGAGTCTTTGCCCTTACCAGCTCTCCACCACGAATGCTCCACCCCGCCACACACTCCTCCCAGCAGAGCTCATTCATGGTTGACCTCCATGAGCAG GTACACCAGGGACCGGTCCCTTTATCATACACCGTTACGACAGTAACAACCCAAGGCTTCCCCCTGCACACTGGGCAGCATATCCCAGGGTGCGGCACCCAGCAGTTGCCAGCATGTTCAGTCATGTTCAGTGGGCAGCATTATCCGCTCTGCTGCCTGCCTCCTCCG CTGATTCCAGGGTGCACCATGCAGCAGCTTCCCGTCTCGTACCAGCCATTTCCTCCACTGCTACCCAGCGAACATTACATCTTGCATCCTCACCCGCCGCTACCCCCACACCAGCCCCCTCATCTGGCGTCTCTTGCCCCCTTTGTTACAGTGCAGCCGCAGAGAATG CCTCTGCAGAGGATAGAGAATGAGTTGGATCTTCGGGGGGACCAGCATCACATGGGCAACTTCCCGTTCCACCACTCCCACCCTGTATCTGCGTTGCCTCCTTCAGTGCCCATGCACTACCTCTCCCATGATGCATTGCACCAGGAGCTGTCCTTTCCTGTG CCATACTCTCATCTGATGCCACGGCGACTGAATGCCCAGCGATATCGTCTGCAGCAACCAATGCCGCCTCCTCCACTGCCTCCATCTTATTACCCCAGCTTCCTGCCCTACTTTCT TTCCATGCTTCCCGTGTCTCCCACCTCCGTTGGTCCGGCTATCAGTCTGGATTTGGATGTGGATGATGTGGAAATGGAGAATTATGAG GCATTGTTAAATTTAGCTGAACGTCTGGGAGAGGCAAAGCCACGGGGACTCACCAAAGCCAACATTGAGCAGCTTCCTTCCTACCGCTTCAACCATGAGAGCCACCAATCGGAGCAGACACT GTGTGTTGTGTGCTTTAGTGACTTTGAGAGCCGGCAGCTCCTCCGGGTGTTACCTTGTAACCACGAGTTCCACGCAAAGTGTGTTGATAAGTGGCTTAAG TCAAACCGCACATGTCCCATCTGCCGGGCTGACGCCTCTGAGGCTCACAGAGATGGGGAGTGA